One Mycolicibacterium pulveris genomic region harbors:
- the lipA gene encoding lipoyl synthase, with protein MAVTPGGRRLLRLEVRNAHTPIEDKPPWIRIRAHMGPEYTELRELVRRENLHTVCQEAGCPNIFECWEDREATFLIGGNQCSRRCDFCQIDTGRPAPLDRDEPRRVAESVQAMGLRYATVTGVARDDLPDGGAWLYAQTVREIKTLNPATGVELLIPDFNAEAALLDEVFRTRPEVLAHNLETVPRIFKRIRPAFGYRRSLDVLAAARDAGLVTKSNLILGLGEATGEVHQALRDLRGTGCDIVTITQYLRPSPRHHPVDRWVHPDEFADFATYAEGLGFAGVLAGPLVRSSYRAGRLYARAVQLREENSTG; from the coding sequence GTGGCCGTCACCCCGGGCGGACGCCGGTTGTTGCGGTTGGAGGTGCGCAACGCACACACCCCGATCGAGGACAAACCGCCGTGGATCAGAATCCGGGCCCACATGGGACCGGAGTACACCGAGCTGCGCGAACTGGTGCGCCGCGAAAACCTGCATACCGTGTGCCAGGAAGCGGGCTGCCCTAACATCTTCGAATGCTGGGAGGACCGGGAGGCGACGTTTCTGATCGGCGGCAATCAATGCAGTCGGCGCTGCGACTTCTGCCAGATCGACACGGGCAGACCGGCGCCGCTCGATCGCGACGAACCGCGCCGGGTGGCCGAGAGCGTGCAGGCGATGGGTCTGCGGTATGCAACGGTCACCGGCGTCGCGCGCGATGATCTGCCCGATGGCGGCGCGTGGCTCTACGCCCAGACTGTCCGCGAGATCAAGACGCTGAACCCCGCCACCGGTGTGGAGTTGCTCATCCCTGACTTCAACGCCGAGGCAGCCTTACTCGATGAGGTATTTCGGACGCGACCAGAAGTGCTGGCACACAACCTGGAAACGGTTCCGCGGATCTTCAAGCGGATCCGGCCGGCGTTCGGCTACCGGCGCAGCCTCGACGTCCTTGCAGCCGCCCGCGACGCCGGGTTGGTCACCAAATCGAACCTCATCCTCGGACTCGGGGAAGCCACCGGTGAGGTTCACCAGGCTTTGCGGGACCTGCGAGGAACGGGATGTGACATCGTCACCATCACCCAGTACCTGCGACCGTCACCGCGGCATCATCCGGTCGACCGCTGGGTACACCCGGACGAGTTCGCCGACTTCGCCACCTATGCTGAGGGTCTCGGATTCGCTGGTGTGCTAGCCGGACCGCTCGTGCGGTCGTCCTACCGCGCCGGCCGACTGTACGCTCGGGCGGTGCAACTGCGTGAGGAAAACTCAACAGGCTAG